One region of Bombus affinis isolate iyBomAffi1 chromosome 3, iyBomAffi1.2, whole genome shotgun sequence genomic DNA includes:
- the LOC126914549 gene encoding transport and Golgi organization protein 6 homolog isoform X1, translated as MDYHEILLHLTTFNKTESVLGKADFDERLQKALEKVQLVLVKNDENLVINSIEDENGPDDIRYRYIYVMIYVLKNIKMNNSTNDGSLLSVMQFRTIKICIEMITAIGIISCLLPGVGVDLAKLCPRVLMVWKEDISDFQKYKRLKFTVNSVIELYDDIMFRPPILAQMGSLFAALLQLSYAPLIKPLENTIPTQEENESKVKFIMTKDIHDKLKQDQEHFICLFHKLLNNCPLPICMKELMVILGIKGVPRWLQRETRKYLVQQLMQPNGIISIVTIVCENPLDYGQHWNKLDTISRLIATSHGINPDEYYKSICSQLLNLLSSTKIMHSATIASYCITIFYEYNPMVCFKNIVKVICEPLLINSENEEEVKSEEEVEKCIENLTRCFVAMESKFKKLPSELLMDVAVPLFSLYNTVRQSAYVLKAKLKQLVLLLLYEQPLNTNLFAVFLGHYVTNNYGKHLKSKFGPAGGIEILGLDRTCKYEEFADTLFDLTFTTRNLSTKLFTYLLKFLSNSIKVDQMEDQNMLETQEDTMEKMEEKLAAVKLLSSLANISVVQESQVEDPKLMFYFIKLLFNQHIKRTQDLTADEDYEMLYVGLMLVKMIVNERKKSLDWTVFNDFVRFLKECSAFSNIPSQLLMLMQELIELVETKGKPGKKHYQDVSAGCKVSNRFDSVIQDLADPLLPVRAHALVVLTKLIENMDPYTISKKPVLLQLFMENVKHEDSFIYLAAINGLCALATSYPEVVVKTLIQEYIDIPQRISGGDINVETRVKLGEILVKMTRNLGEMVSYYKSILINGFLCAIRDADSLMRASSLSCLAELCKVLGFRLGNDVIEVIYCITSIVKTDKVPECRRAAVMVSTLLFRGLGRDTLTSLGKDLVDLYRGLKHLRDNDEDLILRLHAQLALEELDLIVQDFILAPPKLEKKIIL; from the exons ATGGATTATCATGAAATACTGCTTCATTTAACAACATTTAATAAAACTGAAAGTG tttTAGGAAAGGCTGACTTTGATGAAAGATTACAGAAGGCTTTGGAAAAAGTACAACTGGTTTTAGTGAAAAATGATGAAAACCTTGTAATTAACAGTATTGAAGATGAAAATGGACCTGACGATATTAG gtATCGGTACATATATGTCATGATATAtgtcttaaaaaatataaagatgaATAATTCCACAAACGATGGATCTTTACTTAGCGTTATGCAATTTcgtactataaaaatttgtatagaAATGATAACTGCTATAGGAATTATATCTTGTCTTTTACCCGGTGTCGGAGTTGACTTGGCTAAATTATGTCCCAGAGTTTTGATGGTCTGGAAGGAAGATATATCAGATTTCCAA AAATATAAGAGATTAAAATTTACAGTTAATTCTGTCATAGAATTATACGATGACATTATGTTTCGTCCTCCAATACTTGCTCAAATGGGATCCTTATTCGCTGCACTTTTACAATTATCCTATGCTCCATTGATAAAACCACTTGAAAACACTATACCGACtcaagaagaaaatgaaagCAAGGTTAAATTTATAATGACTAAAGATATACATGATAAATTAAAACAAGATCAAGAACACTTTATATGTTTGTTTCATAAGTTATTAAATAACTGTCCCTTACCTATATGCATGAAAGAATTGATGGTAATTCTTGGCATTAAAGGAGTACCAAGATGGCTCCAACGTGAAACCCGTAAATATTTAGTACAACAACTAATGCAACCTAATGGAATTATTTCAATTGTAACTATTGTTTGTGAAAACCCATTGGATTATGGACAACATTGGAATAAATTGGATACTATTTCCCGATTAATAGCTACATCACATGGAATTAATCCTGATGAATATTATAAATCCATATGTTCACAA TTACTGAATCTTTTAAGTTCAACCAAGATTATGCATTCGGCAACAATAGCAAgctactgcattactatatttTATGAATACAATCCGATGGTTTgctttaaaaatattgtaaaagtaATATGTGAGCCATTACTAATAAATTCAGAAAATGAAGAGGAGGTGAAAAGCGAGGAAGAGGTGGAAAAATGTATTGAAAATTTAACAAGATGCTTTGTCGCCATGgaaagtaaatttaaaaaattgcctTCTGAACTTTTAATGGATGTAGCTGTTcctttattttcattatataaCACTGTTAGACAAAGTGCTTACGTACTAAAAGCTAAACTAAAACAACTTGTACTATTGCTTTTATACGAACAACCATTAAATACTAATCTTTTTGCCGTATTTCTTGGACACTATGTAACTAATAATTACGGGAAACATTTGAAATCAAAGTTTGGACCAGCAGGTGGAATTGAAATTCTTGGATTAGATAGGACTTGCAAATATGAAGAATTTGCAGATACTTTATTTGATTTGACGTTTACTACAAGAAATTTATCAACTAAACTGTTTacctatttattaaaatttctatcAAATTCCATAAAAGTAGATCAAATGGAAGATCAAAATATGTTAGAAACTCAGGAAGATACAATGGAAAAGATGGAAGAAAAATTAGCAGCTGTGAAACTTCTATCAAGTTTAGCTAATATATCTGTTGTGCAAGAATCACAAGTTGAAGATCCAAAACTAATgttctattttataaaattattatttaatcagCATATAAAAAGAACACAGGATTTGACAGCAGACGAAGACTATGAAATGTTATATGTAGGCTTAATGTTAGTGAAAATGATtgtaaacgaaagaaagaaatctTTAGATTGGACAGTATTCAATGATTTTGTAAGATTCTTGAAAGAATGTAGTGctttttcaaatattccatCTCAATTGTTAATGTTAATGCAAGAACTGATAGAACTAGTTGAAACTAAAGGTAAACCAGGAAAAAAACATTATCAGGACGTGTCAGCCGGTTGTAAAGTATCAAACAGATTCGATAGCGTAATTCAAGATCTTGCGGATCCGTTACTACCTGTACGTGCTCATGCACTTGTAGTTCTTACTAAACTAATTGAAAATATGGATCCATATACTATTTCTAAAAAGCCAGTTCTTCTACAATTGTTTATG GAAAATGTGAAACACGAAGATTCGTTTATATATTTGGCAGCAATTAACGGATTATGTGCTTTAGCCACTTCATATCCAGAAGTAGTTGTTAAAACATTAATACAGGAATATATTGATATACCACAGCGTATTTCTGGTGGAGACATAAATGTAGAAACTAGAGTTAAATTAGGAGAAATACTTGTAAAAATGACCAGAAATTTAG gtGAAATGGTATCGTATTATAAGAGTATTTTAATAAACGGATTCTTATGTGCTATACGAGATGCAGATTCTTTAATGCGAGCATCTAGTCTTTCTTGCTTAGCTGAACTCTGTAAAGTACTAGGTTTTCGTTTGGGGAATGACGTTATTGAG GTGATCTATTGCATTACCAGTATTGTAAAAACAGACAAAGTCCCTGAATGTCGACGAGCTGCAGTTATGGTTAGCACTTTATTATTCCGTGGTCTTGGAAGGGATACATTAACAAGCCTGGGTAAAGATTTGGTTGATTTATATCGTGGCCTTAAACACTTACGAGACAACGATGAGGATCTAATACTACGATTACATGCTCAACTAGCGCTGGAAGAATTAGATTTAATTGTGCAAGACTTCATCCTTGCTCCTCCAAAacttgaaaagaaaattattctttAG
- the LOC126914549 gene encoding transport and Golgi organization protein 6 homolog isoform X2 produces the protein MDYHEILLHLTTFNKTESGKADFDERLQKALEKVQLVLVKNDENLVINSIEDENGPDDIRYRYIYVMIYVLKNIKMNNSTNDGSLLSVMQFRTIKICIEMITAIGIISCLLPGVGVDLAKLCPRVLMVWKEDISDFQKYKRLKFTVNSVIELYDDIMFRPPILAQMGSLFAALLQLSYAPLIKPLENTIPTQEENESKVKFIMTKDIHDKLKQDQEHFICLFHKLLNNCPLPICMKELMVILGIKGVPRWLQRETRKYLVQQLMQPNGIISIVTIVCENPLDYGQHWNKLDTISRLIATSHGINPDEYYKSICSQLLNLLSSTKIMHSATIASYCITIFYEYNPMVCFKNIVKVICEPLLINSENEEEVKSEEEVEKCIENLTRCFVAMESKFKKLPSELLMDVAVPLFSLYNTVRQSAYVLKAKLKQLVLLLLYEQPLNTNLFAVFLGHYVTNNYGKHLKSKFGPAGGIEILGLDRTCKYEEFADTLFDLTFTTRNLSTKLFTYLLKFLSNSIKVDQMEDQNMLETQEDTMEKMEEKLAAVKLLSSLANISVVQESQVEDPKLMFYFIKLLFNQHIKRTQDLTADEDYEMLYVGLMLVKMIVNERKKSLDWTVFNDFVRFLKECSAFSNIPSQLLMLMQELIELVETKGKPGKKHYQDVSAGCKVSNRFDSVIQDLADPLLPVRAHALVVLTKLIENMDPYTISKKPVLLQLFMENVKHEDSFIYLAAINGLCALATSYPEVVVKTLIQEYIDIPQRISGGDINVETRVKLGEILVKMTRNLGEMVSYYKSILINGFLCAIRDADSLMRASSLSCLAELCKVLGFRLGNDVIEVIYCITSIVKTDKVPECRRAAVMVSTLLFRGLGRDTLTSLGKDLVDLYRGLKHLRDNDEDLILRLHAQLALEELDLIVQDFILAPPKLEKKIIL, from the exons ATGGATTATCATGAAATACTGCTTCATTTAACAACATTTAATAAAACTGAAAGTG GAAAGGCTGACTTTGATGAAAGATTACAGAAGGCTTTGGAAAAAGTACAACTGGTTTTAGTGAAAAATGATGAAAACCTTGTAATTAACAGTATTGAAGATGAAAATGGACCTGACGATATTAG gtATCGGTACATATATGTCATGATATAtgtcttaaaaaatataaagatgaATAATTCCACAAACGATGGATCTTTACTTAGCGTTATGCAATTTcgtactataaaaatttgtatagaAATGATAACTGCTATAGGAATTATATCTTGTCTTTTACCCGGTGTCGGAGTTGACTTGGCTAAATTATGTCCCAGAGTTTTGATGGTCTGGAAGGAAGATATATCAGATTTCCAA AAATATAAGAGATTAAAATTTACAGTTAATTCTGTCATAGAATTATACGATGACATTATGTTTCGTCCTCCAATACTTGCTCAAATGGGATCCTTATTCGCTGCACTTTTACAATTATCCTATGCTCCATTGATAAAACCACTTGAAAACACTATACCGACtcaagaagaaaatgaaagCAAGGTTAAATTTATAATGACTAAAGATATACATGATAAATTAAAACAAGATCAAGAACACTTTATATGTTTGTTTCATAAGTTATTAAATAACTGTCCCTTACCTATATGCATGAAAGAATTGATGGTAATTCTTGGCATTAAAGGAGTACCAAGATGGCTCCAACGTGAAACCCGTAAATATTTAGTACAACAACTAATGCAACCTAATGGAATTATTTCAATTGTAACTATTGTTTGTGAAAACCCATTGGATTATGGACAACATTGGAATAAATTGGATACTATTTCCCGATTAATAGCTACATCACATGGAATTAATCCTGATGAATATTATAAATCCATATGTTCACAA TTACTGAATCTTTTAAGTTCAACCAAGATTATGCATTCGGCAACAATAGCAAgctactgcattactatatttTATGAATACAATCCGATGGTTTgctttaaaaatattgtaaaagtaATATGTGAGCCATTACTAATAAATTCAGAAAATGAAGAGGAGGTGAAAAGCGAGGAAGAGGTGGAAAAATGTATTGAAAATTTAACAAGATGCTTTGTCGCCATGgaaagtaaatttaaaaaattgcctTCTGAACTTTTAATGGATGTAGCTGTTcctttattttcattatataaCACTGTTAGACAAAGTGCTTACGTACTAAAAGCTAAACTAAAACAACTTGTACTATTGCTTTTATACGAACAACCATTAAATACTAATCTTTTTGCCGTATTTCTTGGACACTATGTAACTAATAATTACGGGAAACATTTGAAATCAAAGTTTGGACCAGCAGGTGGAATTGAAATTCTTGGATTAGATAGGACTTGCAAATATGAAGAATTTGCAGATACTTTATTTGATTTGACGTTTACTACAAGAAATTTATCAACTAAACTGTTTacctatttattaaaatttctatcAAATTCCATAAAAGTAGATCAAATGGAAGATCAAAATATGTTAGAAACTCAGGAAGATACAATGGAAAAGATGGAAGAAAAATTAGCAGCTGTGAAACTTCTATCAAGTTTAGCTAATATATCTGTTGTGCAAGAATCACAAGTTGAAGATCCAAAACTAATgttctattttataaaattattatttaatcagCATATAAAAAGAACACAGGATTTGACAGCAGACGAAGACTATGAAATGTTATATGTAGGCTTAATGTTAGTGAAAATGATtgtaaacgaaagaaagaaatctTTAGATTGGACAGTATTCAATGATTTTGTAAGATTCTTGAAAGAATGTAGTGctttttcaaatattccatCTCAATTGTTAATGTTAATGCAAGAACTGATAGAACTAGTTGAAACTAAAGGTAAACCAGGAAAAAAACATTATCAGGACGTGTCAGCCGGTTGTAAAGTATCAAACAGATTCGATAGCGTAATTCAAGATCTTGCGGATCCGTTACTACCTGTACGTGCTCATGCACTTGTAGTTCTTACTAAACTAATTGAAAATATGGATCCATATACTATTTCTAAAAAGCCAGTTCTTCTACAATTGTTTATG GAAAATGTGAAACACGAAGATTCGTTTATATATTTGGCAGCAATTAACGGATTATGTGCTTTAGCCACTTCATATCCAGAAGTAGTTGTTAAAACATTAATACAGGAATATATTGATATACCACAGCGTATTTCTGGTGGAGACATAAATGTAGAAACTAGAGTTAAATTAGGAGAAATACTTGTAAAAATGACCAGAAATTTAG gtGAAATGGTATCGTATTATAAGAGTATTTTAATAAACGGATTCTTATGTGCTATACGAGATGCAGATTCTTTAATGCGAGCATCTAGTCTTTCTTGCTTAGCTGAACTCTGTAAAGTACTAGGTTTTCGTTTGGGGAATGACGTTATTGAG GTGATCTATTGCATTACCAGTATTGTAAAAACAGACAAAGTCCCTGAATGTCGACGAGCTGCAGTTATGGTTAGCACTTTATTATTCCGTGGTCTTGGAAGGGATACATTAACAAGCCTGGGTAAAGATTTGGTTGATTTATATCGTGGCCTTAAACACTTACGAGACAACGATGAGGATCTAATACTACGATTACATGCTCAACTAGCGCTGGAAGAATTAGATTTAATTGTGCAAGACTTCATCCTTGCTCCTCCAAAacttgaaaagaaaattattctttAG
- the LOC126914561 gene encoding divergent protein kinase domain 2A produces the protein MILPYIYNILKFKKWELLSLLTILIALKWSTIITFRPDIDRLTELHKCPACFGISACNYIHEIDIAFHDFYSVFAYFFGVKNVFFGSFNNSRVVLKKLAQNSELDEFDRMLCKNKRISHICIKNAKEIDNKVEVDFHELIKKEVHVNSTKSNFNHLKLCPTVQHLNDLLSNVYRNEKNIDRNILHINIWVLTVLNPEPLLLQILSTNKDWPVPRYFGTCGRILIEEYVGMPLTAYYNEPWLRRAKLASSLLDAAYKFTYKDDNFGFYLTDISADNIAVDSIDNVKFVDLEDVIIVDRNIAPIERPTTWSQLQVNTENFSCSECLAFSGIDVCSHKVSDHNYYAICKILLAININNSILPGGLLHDIPADISKNYPDVQHLIQQCVHPQTLLSRIDAGMQLKKLLDFIIQNQI, from the exons ATGATTttaccatatatatataatatattaaaatttaaaaagtggGAGCTGTTATCCCTTCTAACAATTTTAATAGCATTAAAGTGGTCCACAATTATTACATTTCGACCGGACATAGATCGTTTAACAGAATTACATAAATGTCCAGCATGTTTTGGTATTTCTGCATGCAATTATATTCATGAAATAGATATCGCATTTCATGATTTTTATTCTGTGTTTGCATATTTTTTTGgagtaaaaaatgtattttttggATCCTTTAATAATAGCAGAGTTGTTCTGAAGAAGTTAGCACAAAATTCGGAATTAGATGAATTTGATCGAATGCTTTGCAAAAACAAAAGAATTTctcatatttgtataaaaaatgCAAAAGAAATAGATAATAAAGTTGAAGTCGATTTCCATGAACTTATCAAAAAAGAAGTTCATGTGAATTCTACGAAAAGTAACTTCAATCATTTAAAACTTTGTCCTACTGTTCAACATTTAAATGATCTCTTAAGTAATGTATATCGTAATGAGAAAAATATCGATAGAAATATACTTCATATTAATATTTGGGTATTGACAGTTCTTAATCCTGAGCCTCTCCTTCTTCAG ATATTATCTACAAATAAGGATTGGCCAGTACCAAGATATTTTGGTACCTGTGGTCGCATTTTAATTGAGGAATATGTTGGGATGCCGTTAACTGCTTATTATAATGAACCATGGTTACGTAGGGCTAAATTAGCTTCGAGTCTTCTAGATGCTGCTTACAAATTTACTTACAAAGATGATAATTTTGGCTTCTATTTAACCGATATATCTGCTGATAATATAGCAGTTGATTCAATTGATAATGTAAAATTTGTAGATCTAGAAGATGTCATTATTGTTGACAGAAACATTGCTCCTATAG AGAGACCAACTACATGGAGTCAATTACAAGTAAATACTGAGAATTTTAGCTGCTCAGAATGTCTGGCATTTTCTGGTATTGATGTATGTAGTCATAAAGTTAGTGATCACAATTACTATGCAATATGCAAG atattattagcaataaatataaataacagTATACTACCTGGTGGTCTACTACACGATATACCTGCAGATATATCAAAAAATTACCCAGATGTACAACATTTAATACAACAATGTGTGCATCCCCAAACACTACTCAGTAGAATAGATGCTGGAATGCAACTTAAAAAACTGTTAGATTTTATAATACAAAACCAAAtataa